Proteins encoded in a region of the Novibacillus thermophilus genome:
- a CDS encoding FecCD family ABC transporter permease — MTKEDRRSIPFRYKLSAGMIVLIGAFVAAMVFGAADTTLSSLWRALVTRTADDYASVIREIRLPREIAAALVGAALAVSGAVMQGMTRNPLADPGLFGLTAGANAALAITLALGPATHYLGITISCFIGAGVGAVLVLGISAAKRGGLSPLRLVLAGAAVTAFLNAVAEGTGLYFKLSKDVSMWTAGGMIGTSWSQLHVVVPFIALGIAVALFLSRQLTVLSLSEEVAVGLGQQTTGVKTVLFIVVIVLCGSSVALAGNIAFFGLMVPHIVRAVVGTDYRFIVPMSAILGAAFMLLADTLGRTVNAPYETPVAAIVAMMGLPFFLFIVRTGGKAVS, encoded by the coding sequence ATGACCAAAGAGGACCGACGTTCCATCCCCTTTCGATACAAGCTGTCAGCGGGAATGATCGTTCTCATCGGCGCGTTTGTCGCGGCGATGGTATTCGGGGCCGCTGACACGACTCTCTCCTCTCTATGGCGGGCCCTGGTGACACGTACAGCGGACGATTACGCGTCTGTCATTCGGGAAATTCGCCTGCCCCGAGAAATCGCCGCCGCTCTCGTCGGAGCGGCGCTGGCCGTTTCCGGCGCCGTGATGCAAGGGATGACGCGCAACCCCCTTGCCGATCCGGGACTGTTCGGATTGACAGCGGGCGCCAATGCGGCACTGGCCATTACGCTCGCACTGGGCCCTGCTACCCATTACCTCGGGATCACGATCAGTTGTTTCATCGGCGCAGGGGTCGGCGCCGTGTTGGTGCTCGGCATCAGTGCCGCCAAAAGAGGCGGGCTTTCCCCGCTTCGCCTCGTATTAGCCGGCGCAGCCGTGACAGCGTTTCTGAACGCCGTTGCGGAAGGCACCGGCTTATACTTTAAACTCTCTAAAGACGTCTCGATGTGGACGGCTGGAGGCATGATCGGCACTTCTTGGAGCCAGCTTCACGTTGTCGTCCCGTTTATCGCCTTAGGGATCGCTGTCGCGCTCTTTCTATCCAGACAACTGACGGTTCTCAGTTTAAGTGAGGAGGTCGCCGTCGGGTTGGGGCAACAGACGACAGGCGTGAAGACCGTGTTATTCATCGTCGTGATCGTCCTTTGCGGATCTTCTGTCGCACTCGCCGGCAACATCGCCTTTTTCGGTTTGATGGTGCCGCACATCGTCCGCGCCGTCGTCGGGACGGACTACCGCTTCATCGTGCCGATGTCGGCCATTTTAGGTGCAGCCTTTATGCTGTTGGCCGATACGCTGGGACGTACCGTCAACGCCCCCTACGAAACACCTGTCGCAGCGATTGTGGCCATGATGGGCTTGCCCTTTTTCCTGTTCATCGTCCGCACGGGGGGGAAAGCAGTTTCATGA
- a CDS encoding FecCD family ABC transporter permease: MIHPALRKKQRLILFALLALIVATSVIGIGMGVSSLSYDRLIPTLLGQGSFKETFILYSVRMPRLIITLLAGMAFALSGAILQSITRNDLADPGIIGINSGAGVAVTVFFLFFPIDAGSFVYALPLVAFAGAFITACLIYFFSYDRFAGLQPVKLVLTGVGFSMAFSGAMIVFISSAERAQVDFIAKWLAGSIWGTDWPFIWALLPWLAVLIPFTLSKAHRLNLLELGEPVAIGIGVAVEKERVALLLTAVALAASAVSVTGGIAFIGLMAPHMAKALVGPRHQLFIPVALLMGGWLLLLADTVGRQLVDPDGIPAGIVVALIGAPYFLYLLLKKQ, from the coding sequence ATGATCCATCCGGCATTGCGGAAAAAACAGCGTTTGATCCTGTTCGCTTTGCTCGCCCTCATTGTGGCGACGAGCGTGATCGGCATCGGCATGGGGGTCTCCTCCCTGTCTTACGACCGACTCATTCCGACACTGCTCGGGCAAGGGTCGTTTAAAGAAACGTTCATCCTGTATTCGGTCCGTATGCCGCGCCTCATTATCACACTCTTGGCCGGCATGGCGTTCGCTTTATCGGGTGCCATTTTACAAAGCATCACCCGCAATGACTTGGCGGACCCTGGCATTATCGGGATCAATTCGGGAGCAGGTGTGGCGGTCACGGTCTTCTTTTTGTTTTTTCCCATAGATGCCGGTTCTTTTGTGTACGCCCTTCCCTTGGTCGCTTTCGCCGGGGCTTTCATTACGGCTTGTCTCATCTACTTTTTTTCGTACGACAGGTTCGCCGGACTCCAGCCAGTCAAGTTAGTGCTTACCGGCGTCGGGTTTTCCATGGCGTTTTCCGGGGCGATGATTGTCTTCATTTCGTCAGCTGAACGCGCTCAAGTCGACTTCATCGCCAAATGGCTCGCGGGAAGCATTTGGGGAACCGACTGGCCTTTCATCTGGGCCCTCTTGCCGTGGCTGGCTGTGCTCATCCCCTTTACGCTGTCCAAAGCCCATCGGTTGAATCTGCTCGAATTGGGCGAACCGGTCGCCATCGGCATCGGAGTGGCCGTTGAAAAGGAACGCGTCGCCCTGCTTCTGACGGCGGTTGCCCTTGCCGCTTCCGCCGTTTCCGTCACGGGCGGGATTGCGTTCATCGGGCTCATGGCTCCCCACATGGCCAAAGCGCTAGTCGGACCGAGACATCAACTGTTTATCCCTGTCGCCCTTTTAATGGGCGGATGGCTGTTGCTCTTGGCCGATACCGTCGGCCGCCAGCTAGTGGACCCCGACGGCATCCCGGCCGGCATCGTCGTCGCCCTTATCGGAGCCCCCTACTTTTTGTATTTACTGCTAAAAAAGCAGTGA
- a CDS encoding iron-hydroxamate ABC transporter substrate-binding protein, with amino-acid sequence MIDVRKRSLFFSLCVLLLLGACNSGPQAADESDSANGGNQKDTITYESENGPVEVPADPQRVVVLSSFAGNVMALDVNLVGIDAWTKMNPRFQDALQGVEEVSDESLEKIIELEPDLIIGLSNIKNVDKLKQIAPTVTFTYGKVDYLTQHIEIGKLLNKEEEARAWVEDFKARAQQVGQQIRDKIGEDTTVSVIEDFDKQLYVFGDNWGRGTEILYQEMKLKMPEKVKEMALKDGYYALSLEVLPEFAGDYLVFSKYDDRDTSYEETETYQNIPAVKNGRVLEVDAKAFYFNDPLTLEYQLEVFEEYFLNR; translated from the coding sequence ATGATCGACGTGAGAAAACGGTCGCTTTTCTTCTCACTGTGTGTCCTGCTGCTTCTCGGCGCCTGCAATAGCGGCCCGCAAGCAGCAGATGAAAGTGATTCTGCCAACGGCGGCAATCAGAAAGATACGATCACGTACGAATCGGAAAACGGGCCCGTGGAAGTGCCGGCAGACCCACAACGGGTGGTCGTCCTGTCGTCGTTCGCCGGCAATGTCATGGCCTTAGATGTCAATCTCGTCGGAATCGACGCGTGGACCAAAATGAACCCGCGTTTCCAAGACGCGTTACAAGGTGTGGAGGAAGTGTCCGATGAAAGTCTGGAAAAAATCATTGAACTGGAACCGGACTTGATCATCGGGTTATCGAACATTAAAAACGTCGACAAATTAAAGCAAATTGCGCCTACCGTTACGTTTACATACGGAAAAGTCGACTACTTAACCCAGCATATTGAAATCGGAAAACTGTTAAACAAAGAAGAAGAAGCCCGGGCCTGGGTGGAAGACTTTAAAGCACGAGCCCAACAGGTCGGTCAACAAATTAGAGACAAAATCGGGGAAGACACGACCGTGTCGGTCATTGAGGACTTTGACAAGCAACTGTACGTATTCGGCGACAACTGGGGCCGCGGCACCGAAATTTTGTACCAGGAAATGAAATTAAAAATGCCTGAGAAAGTGAAGGAGATGGCGTTAAAGGACGGTTACTACGCCTTATCGTTAGAAGTCCTTCCCGAGTTCGCCGGGGACTACCTCGTTTTTAGCAAATACGACGACCGGGACACGTCCTACGAAGAAACGGAGACGTATCAGAACATTCCCGCCGTCAAAAACGGACGCGTTTTGGAAGTGGATGCCAAAGCTTTCTACTTTAACGATCCGCTAACGTTGGAATACCAACTGGAAGTATTTGAAGAATACTTTCTGAACCGATAA